From a single Pirellulaceae bacterium genomic region:
- a CDS encoding HlyD family efflux transporter periplasmic adaptor subunit, producing MSQLLTSKQLEFPALELAQSSHWIRWVGRVTMVALGLAFLGLFFLPWQQTAAGTGIVLAKDPQERPQAFKSPVQGIVKWVKPDLLEGSVVEQGETLIELEPTAAGGVQQLNLQIEAAKLKIAAADERIRFAQEQVALQKTSGELLAESLDKERVAAVTKWEQAKRELASLEAELVDKHNKRMIAEKVFESGIISQEELVTKRQDEQVQQQKVEKAEKAVDEAEANYQAQQKALEAKLRDIEIKNREAQNKVLVEQDKLQSALQELGNLEVKRQEQVRLKITAPRSGHIQQWFGLEGSDTIKEGDQLFVIVPRASEMAVELLINGNDFPLVHQGDRVRLQFEGWPAVQFVGWPSVAIGTFGGRVNRLAPTDDGKGMFRILVLPDNHLAHDNNWPDQAYLRQGMRANGWVLLRQVSLGYELWRQINGFPPSLPSPDSKANKPKIKPKV from the coding sequence ATGAGTCAGTTGCTGACCAGTAAACAATTGGAATTTCCGGCCTTAGAATTGGCACAAAGTAGTCACTGGATCCGTTGGGTTGGCCGAGTCACGATGGTGGCTCTGGGCTTGGCCTTTCTAGGGCTATTCTTCCTGCCGTGGCAGCAAACGGCCGCCGGTACCGGCATTGTCCTAGCCAAAGATCCACAGGAACGTCCCCAGGCATTCAAGAGCCCTGTTCAGGGAATCGTCAAATGGGTCAAGCCGGATCTCTTGGAGGGTTCGGTTGTCGAGCAGGGGGAAACGCTTATCGAACTTGAACCTACAGCTGCCGGCGGGGTGCAGCAATTGAATCTGCAAATCGAGGCCGCGAAGCTGAAAATAGCTGCTGCAGACGAACGGATTCGCTTCGCCCAGGAACAAGTTGCGTTGCAAAAAACTAGCGGTGAATTGCTGGCCGAATCGCTCGATAAGGAACGCGTGGCGGCAGTGACCAAGTGGGAGCAGGCTAAGCGCGAACTAGCGTCCCTGGAAGCCGAACTTGTAGATAAACACAACAAACGCATGATCGCTGAAAAGGTCTTTGAGAGCGGGATTATCTCGCAAGAAGAACTGGTAACCAAAAGGCAAGATGAACAGGTCCAGCAGCAAAAAGTAGAGAAGGCGGAAAAAGCTGTGGATGAGGCTGAAGCCAATTATCAAGCACAGCAGAAGGCACTGGAAGCCAAACTCCGTGATATCGAGATCAAAAACCGTGAAGCTCAGAATAAAGTGCTCGTCGAGCAAGACAAATTACAATCGGCACTGCAAGAGTTAGGCAACCTGGAGGTAAAACGTCAGGAACAGGTACGTCTAAAAATTACAGCCCCGCGCAGTGGTCACATCCAACAATGGTTCGGGCTTGAAGGCAGTGATACCATCAAAGAAGGCGATCAGCTATTTGTGATAGTCCCCCGGGCCTCCGAAATGGCGGTCGAATTGCTGATCAATGGCAACGATTTTCCATTGGTACACCAAGGTGATCGAGTCCGACTTCAATTTGAAGGTTGGCCGGCAGTTCAGTTCGTCGGCTGGCCATCTGTTGCCATTGGTACCTTTGGCGGTCGAGTCAATCGCTTGGCTCCGACCGACGATGGCAAAGGCATGTTTCGAATCCTAGTATTGCCCGACAATCACTTAGCCCATGACAACAATTGGCCGGATCAAGCGTATTTGCGGCAAGGTATGCGGGCCAACGGTTGGGTCTTGCTCCGTCAGGTTTCATTAGGCTACGAACTCTGGCGACAAATCAACGGCTTTCCCCCGTCGTTGCCGAGTCCCGATTCGAAAGCCAACAAGCCGAAGATTAAACCTAAAGTGTGA
- a CDS encoding DUF3467 domain-containing protein — translation MAKTDNAPAGPAADAPVAESATQQQAQAVQVHVDDSHATACYANFCRVTGSPEELIVDFGLNPQPVGIPKDPIHVTQRVILNFYTAKRLLAALQMSVQRHEAVFGVLETDIQKRLRIQQPS, via the coding sequence ATGGCAAAGACAGACAACGCACCTGCAGGTCCAGCCGCTGACGCCCCGGTTGCCGAATCCGCAACGCAACAACAAGCGCAAGCTGTGCAAGTCCATGTTGACGACAGTCATGCAACCGCCTGCTACGCGAATTTTTGTCGCGTAACCGGCTCGCCAGAAGAGCTGATTGTCGACTTCGGGTTGAATCCACAACCGGTTGGCATACCCAAGGATCCAATCCATGTAACTCAACGCGTCATTCTGAATTTCTACACCGCCAAACGCTTACTGGCTGCACTGCAGATGTCCGTGCAGCGTCACGAAGCTGTGTTCGGCGTACTGGAAACTGATATTCAGAAGCGGCTGCGCATTCAGCAGCCCAGCTAG
- a CDS encoding TolC family protein, whose protein sequence is MLFESNACIADYAIVTVRRMMNGWMLACRVWVAGMALVLHLSAQAQVIDDRGADSTSRAVEAVALSENAEAISAQDAPLSTRRNRTPTPTVEDQLEGKLTLADVVASVYRYFPVIQQAQLERSVAGGQYTSAMGAYDTQLYVQSLSEPTGFYRNYRQGLGAYRQTWWGGYVSAGYRIGRGEFQPWYQERVTNQGGELSVGVGWPLLQGRAIDPQRVAVFQAGLAQQAVGPQVQLSLLQASFQAAQVYWEWVAAGARLVAQDELVLLAQVRQDQFEEGAKAGKFAQIDVVFNRQLLAERSSKRLEAEQKFREAGIKLSLYLRDPSGVSLVPEDGWLPLHFPVIQPVPATDFQADFQSALARRPELALLSIEAQQIRLDRQLAQNQRLPNLDIVTEASQDVGRPATTKNDKGQFELMLGIRGDVPIQRRNAIGKVQQTTAKLSQIEQKVALQRDKIAIEMRTALNALELSNQRVEQISNALQAAFESLTSYRQAFQLGYADLLYLNILETKANEVEILVVDAQRDWFVFLANLQAALGLDPLEQALNVSQLPESTRPGPGDLPKEAAVAPREFESDWQKRTNRGPS, encoded by the coding sequence TTGCTCTTCGAATCAAATGCTTGCATTGCAGATTACGCAATCGTAACGGTGCGACGGATGATGAACGGCTGGATGCTTGCATGTAGAGTCTGGGTGGCCGGAATGGCGCTGGTGCTGCACCTGTCTGCACAGGCGCAGGTCATAGACGATCGTGGTGCTGACAGTACGAGCAGGGCTGTTGAGGCTGTAGCCCTATCAGAAAATGCAGAAGCCATATCGGCACAAGACGCGCCATTATCGACACGCAGAAACCGTACACCGACGCCGACTGTTGAAGACCAGCTTGAAGGAAAATTGACTTTGGCCGATGTAGTGGCCAGCGTTTATCGTTATTTTCCAGTAATTCAGCAAGCGCAACTGGAGCGTTCTGTCGCTGGCGGACAATATACCTCGGCGATGGGAGCGTATGACACGCAACTCTATGTACAGTCGCTAAGTGAACCGACAGGCTTTTATCGCAATTATCGTCAGGGATTAGGTGCCTATCGGCAGACATGGTGGGGTGGCTATGTATCGGCGGGCTATCGAATCGGACGAGGTGAATTTCAACCGTGGTACCAGGAGAGGGTAACCAATCAAGGAGGCGAGCTTAGCGTTGGAGTCGGCTGGCCATTGCTGCAGGGCAGGGCCATCGATCCGCAACGCGTGGCAGTGTTTCAAGCCGGACTTGCGCAACAGGCGGTTGGGCCTCAGGTGCAACTTAGCCTACTGCAAGCCAGCTTCCAGGCGGCCCAGGTGTATTGGGAATGGGTGGCTGCTGGTGCTCGGCTGGTGGCCCAAGACGAGTTGGTACTACTAGCCCAAGTTCGTCAGGATCAGTTTGAAGAGGGTGCTAAGGCAGGTAAATTCGCGCAGATTGATGTCGTCTTCAATCGACAATTGCTAGCCGAAAGAAGCAGCAAACGGTTGGAAGCGGAGCAGAAGTTTCGCGAAGCTGGCATCAAACTCTCTTTGTACTTGCGAGATCCCTCTGGTGTATCTCTGGTGCCTGAAGACGGCTGGTTACCGCTGCACTTTCCAGTAATACAGCCCGTTCCAGCCACTGATTTCCAGGCTGATTTTCAGTCCGCATTGGCGCGGCGCCCTGAATTGGCACTGCTATCGATCGAGGCACAGCAGATTCGGCTGGATCGTCAGCTAGCTCAGAATCAAAGACTACCCAATTTGGATATCGTCACAGAGGCTTCACAGGATGTTGGTCGCCCAGCCACAACCAAGAACGACAAGGGACAATTCGAGCTGATGTTGGGGATTCGGGGGGATGTACCTATCCAACGCCGCAATGCCATCGGCAAGGTTCAACAAACCACTGCTAAGCTTTCACAAATTGAACAGAAAGTTGCGCTGCAGCGTGACAAAATCGCCATTGAAATGCGCACAGCGCTCAATGCTCTAGAACTTTCTAACCAGCGAGTCGAGCAGATTTCCAATGCACTTCAGGCTGCCTTCGAGTCGCTGACAAGTTATCGACAAGCATTTCAACTTGGCTATGCGGACTTGTTGTATCTGAATATTTTGGAGACCAAGGCTAATGAAGTTGAAATTCTGGTAGTTGATGCACAGCGTGACTGGTTTGTTTTTTTAGCGAATCTGCAAGCTGCGTTAGGCCTGGATCCACTTGAGCAAGCGCTCAACGTATCGCAGTTACCAGAATCAACACGTCCAGGTCCTGGTGACCTGCCAAAAGAAGCAGCGGTTGCGCCTCGCGAATTCGAAAGTGATTGGCAGAAGCGCACCAATCGCGGACCGTCTTAG